One genomic segment of Bombina bombina isolate aBomBom1 chromosome 4, aBomBom1.pri, whole genome shotgun sequence includes these proteins:
- the VSX1 gene encoding visual system homeobox 1 — protein sequence MTGRDEVSEGKSKGKILAPSAANEKPVRFHGPAMRSKGFAITDLLGLEAELQPPTVSHLNCESHGASLGGMSLTNGSLPLGLGFLCGFASQQPTGTTCLLPTHHIPFLQPRSEHQYLHTSEKHKENISDDDSLMGDKSDLKTANSQTKRKKRRHRTVFTAHQLEELEKAFNEAHYPDVYAREMLALKTELPEDRIQVWFQNRRAKWRKREKCWGRSSVMAEYGLYGAMVRHSIPLPESIINSAKNGLVGSCAPWLLGMHKKSIDITRTMDNDDTVADTCRTDHNIDGLINKGESQKHTQDKSNTMDISEERAIDLSSSAKLENHCTMRHCTIRDSQTQHPDNEP from the exons ATGACTGGGAGAGACGAGGTCTCAGAGGGCAAATCAAAAGGAAAAATCTTGGCACCAAGTGCAGCAAACGAGAAACCTGTAAGATTCCACGGACCTGCCATGAGATCTAAAGGCTTTGCCATTACCGACCTGCTTGGTTTGGAAGCGGAACTGCAGCCACCTACTGTGTCTCACCTTAACTGTGAAAGTCATGGGGCTAGTCTTGGTGGGATGTCACTGACTAATGGCTCTCTACCTCTCGGACTGGGCTTTCTGTGTGGTTTTGCTTCTCAGCAACCCACTGGGACTACCTGTCTGCTTCCAACCCACCACATCCCATTCCTCCAACCGAGGTCTGAGCACCAGTACCTGCACACCTCAGAGAAGCACAAGGAGAACATATCTG ATGATGACAGCTTAATGGGGGATAAAAGTGACTTGAAGACAGCAAATTcccagacaaaaagaaagaaaaggagacaCAG GACTGTGTTTACTGCTCATCAGCTGGAGGAATTAGAGAAAGCATTTAATGAAGCCCATTACCCCGACGTGTATGCCAGAGAAATGCTAGCTCTGAAGACGGAGCTACCTGAGGACAGGATACAG GTCTGGTTCCAGAACAGAAGGGCTAAGTGGAGGAAGCGTGAAAAGTGCTGGGGCAGAAGCAGCGTTATGGCAGAGTATGGTCTTTATGGGGCCATGGTTAGACACTCCATCCCACTACCGGAATCAATTATTAATTCAGCTAAAAATGGACTGGTGGGATCCTGTGCTCCATGGCTTTTGG GGATGCATAAAAAGTCCATAGACATTACAAGGACAATGGACAATGATGATACAGTAGCAGATACTTGTAGGACGGATCACAATATTGATGGATTGATAAACAAGGGAGAATCGCAAAAACACACACAGGACAAGAGCAATACAATGGACATTTCAGAAGAGAGAGCCATTGACCTCTCAAGCAGTGCAAAACTAGAGAACCATTGCACCATGCGGCACTGCACCATAAGAGACAGCCAGACACAGCACCCTGATAATGAGCCCTAA